The following are encoded in a window of Prochlorococcus marinus CUG1417 genomic DNA:
- the pyrC gene encoding dihydroorotase, producing the protein MKTLTIIKPDDWHLHLREGLVLKNIIHFTSEFFGRAVVMPNTKTPITSIERARYYKKSIVEALPESSKFEPLMTIYLTDDTDKEELINGFKNNIFFAAKLYPANATTNSSYGVKKIENLYKIFESMQDNGMPLLIHGEVTDSEVDVFDREEVFIDKELSQITKRFPKLKIVLEHITTSYAVDFVQENNIGATITPHHLHINRNAMFFGGLNSDFYCLPVAKRENNRLSLRRAATSGKKCFFLGTDSAPHLRKWKAFCGCAGIFNSPVAIESYLTVFEEEDALDNFEKFASLNGPNFYNISPNLEKLKLVSRPNKVKEFIDVVEDENIVGQIKPFHAGEILRWQVEGIVN; encoded by the coding sequence TTGAAAACTTTAACCATAATAAAACCTGATGATTGGCATTTACATTTAAGAGAAGGTCTTGTATTAAAAAATATTATTCATTTTACTTCCGAGTTTTTTGGAAGAGCTGTCGTTATGCCAAATACTAAAACTCCCATTACATCTATTGAAAGAGCTAGATATTACAAGAAATCTATTGTTGAAGCTTTACCAGAAAGTTCTAAGTTTGAACCACTAATGACAATTTATCTTACAGATGATACTGATAAAGAAGAACTAATAAATGGTTTCAAAAATAATATCTTTTTCGCAGCAAAATTATATCCTGCCAATGCTACAACAAATTCCAGTTATGGAGTAAAGAAAATAGAAAATCTATATAAGATTTTCGAATCGATGCAAGATAATGGAATGCCTCTCTTGATTCACGGGGAAGTGACTGATTCTGAAGTAGATGTATTCGATAGAGAAGAAGTTTTTATAGATAAAGAACTCTCTCAAATAACTAAAAGATTTCCAAAATTAAAAATCGTTTTAGAACATATAACTACCTCATATGCAGTGGATTTTGTTCAAGAAAATAATATTGGAGCTACTATCACTCCGCATCATTTGCATATAAACAGAAATGCAATGTTTTTTGGAGGCTTAAATAGTGATTTTTACTGCTTACCAGTTGCCAAGAGGGAAAATAATAGACTCTCTTTAAGAAGAGCTGCAACAAGTGGAAAAAAATGTTTTTTCTTGGGAACTGACTCTGCTCCACACCTTAGGAAGTGGAAAGCTTTTTGTGGATGTGCTGGAATTTTTAATTCGCCAGTAGCAATAGAAAGCTATTTAACAGTATTTGAAGAAGAAGATGCTCTAGATAATTTTGAAAAGTTTGCAAGCTTAAATGGCCCTAATTTTTATAATATTTCCCCAAATTTAGAAAAATTAAAATTAGTGTCTAGACCCAATAAAGTAAAAGAATTTATTGATGTTGTTGAAGATGAAAATATTGTCGGACAAATAAAACCATTTCATGCAGGTGAAATTTTACGATGGCAGGTAGAAGGGATAGTAAATTAA
- a CDS encoding NAD(P)H-quinone oxidoreductase subunit L: MESFFNNSFATLIAYIGIISTYLLVIPLLLFYWMNNRWNIMGKFERLGIYGLVFLFFPGLILFSPFLNLRLKGSGKG, from the coding sequence ATGGAAAGTTTTTTCAATAATTCATTCGCCACTTTAATTGCTTATATTGGAATTATTTCTACCTATTTATTGGTTATTCCATTATTATTATTTTACTGGATGAATAATAGATGGAATATTATGGGCAAATTTGAAAGATTAGGAATTTATGGCCTCGTATTTCTTTTTTTTCCAGGTTTAATTTTATTTTCTCCATTTTTAAATCTCAGACTAAAAGGAAGTGGTAAAGGGTAA
- a CDS encoding DUF3007 family protein encodes MTKGKVIQIGLFISFIGLISYEFAPQIGIDNFTATTLSSCILILIVITWVTSYVYRVVNGKMTFMEQRKRYRKKYEKVVNDKLETKFNALSKEEQQKLMEDLEKNP; translated from the coding sequence TTGACTAAAGGTAAAGTTATACAAATAGGTTTATTTATTTCATTTATAGGATTAATTAGTTATGAATTTGCACCGCAAATTGGTATCGACAACTTTACAGCTACTACTCTCTCAAGTTGTATCTTGATTTTGATTGTTATTACTTGGGTAACATCTTACGTTTATAGAGTTGTAAATGGAAAAATGACTTTCATGGAACAAAGGAAACGTTATAGAAAAAAGTATGAAAAAGTTGTTAATGATAAACTAGAAACCAAATTCAATGCATTGTCAAAGGAAGAGCAGCAAAAACTAATGGAAGATTTAGAAAAAAATCCATAA
- the trpA gene encoding tryptophan synthase subunit alpha, producing MKDNRMKIIKNESLSKVDEKFCDLKNNNKLALMPFIMAGDPNIEITSEILLKLQENGADLIELGIPYSDPLADGPVIQVAASRALKAGTNPKKVIKLLESLKGKLNIPIILFSYLNPLLCFGFEKFCEMASNAGVSGLIVPDLPLEEAYKFSKTVSDHSMDLILLVAPTTPFERMKQISNHTKGFTYLVSVTGVTGERNKMENRVEKLIAKLKDVNDNPIAVGFGISTPEHVNKVRNWGADGVIIGSAFVKRISSSSEKDVVYHVGEFCKEMRLAADQKK from the coding sequence ATGAAAGATAACAGAATGAAAATTATTAAAAATGAATCTTTATCTAAGGTAGATGAGAAGTTTTGTGACTTAAAAAATAATAATAAATTAGCTTTAATGCCTTTCATAATGGCTGGGGATCCCAATATTGAAATAACGTCTGAGATCTTATTAAAGTTACAAGAAAATGGAGCTGACCTTATTGAATTAGGTATCCCTTACAGTGATCCACTTGCAGATGGACCTGTCATTCAAGTGGCGGCCTCTCGCGCCTTAAAGGCAGGTACTAACCCAAAAAAAGTAATTAAACTTTTAGAGTCTTTAAAAGGTAAGTTGAATATTCCCATCATCCTTTTTTCTTATTTAAATCCATTACTGTGTTTTGGCTTTGAAAAGTTTTGTGAGATGGCATCTAATGCTGGAGTTTCTGGACTAATAGTTCCTGATCTCCCTTTAGAGGAAGCTTATAAATTTTCTAAAACAGTTAGTGACCATTCTATGGACTTGATTTTATTGGTAGCACCAACTACTCCTTTTGAAAGAATGAAACAAATATCAAATCATACAAAAGGCTTTACTTATTTAGTAAGTGTTACAGGTGTCACTGGTGAGAGAAACAAAATGGAAAATAGAGTAGAAAAGCTCATTGCCAAATTAAAAGATGTAAATGACAATCCAATTGCTGTTGGTTTTGGGATATCCACCCCTGAACATGTTAATAAGGTTCGTAATTGGGGAGCAGATGGAGTAATTATTGGGAGTGCATTTGTAAAACGAATTTCTAGTTCAAGTGAAAAAGATGTCGTCTATCATGTTGGTGAATTTTGCAAAGAAATGCGTTTGGCAGCCGATCAAAAAAAATAA
- a CDS encoding AbrB family transcriptional regulator: MLTGSDLLAKVKELGDVSKSDLVRGCGYVSTKKNGGERLNFTAFYEALLEAKGVNLGDSGVAGIGKGGRKLSYIATVQGNGNLLIGKAYTALLDLKAGDEFEIKLGRKQIRLLPTEES, encoded by the coding sequence ATGCTAACTGGAAGCGATCTCCTTGCAAAAGTCAAAGAACTTGGTGATGTTAGCAAATCTGACCTAGTTCGCGGATGTGGATATGTTTCCACTAAGAAAAACGGAGGTGAACGCTTAAACTTTACCGCATTTTATGAAGCACTTTTAGAAGCAAAAGGAGTTAATCTTGGTGATTCTGGAGTCGCAGGTATTGGTAAGGGAGGAAGAAAACTTAGTTATATAGCTACAGTTCAAGGCAACGGAAATCTTCTAATTGGGAAAGCTTATACAGCACTTCTTGATTTAAAAGCAGGCGATGAATTTGAAATTAAGCTAGGAAGAAAACAAATCAGATTATTACCTACGGAAGAATCTTAA
- a CDS encoding YciI family protein gives MEKFVVFGEYCEDAIIKRGPFREQHLNRLKNLKDQDILVTLGPTKCTKYLFGIFNANNENELKDLIEEDIYWEKGIWINYDIYPWIQAF, from the coding sequence ATGGAAAAGTTTGTAGTTTTTGGAGAGTACTGTGAAGATGCAATTATTAAAAGGGGACCTTTTCGTGAACAACATCTTAATAGACTTAAAAACTTAAAAGATCAAGATATTCTTGTTACATTAGGGCCAACAAAATGTACCAAATATTTATTTGGAATTTTTAATGCTAATAATGAGAATGAGTTGAAAGATCTTATTGAGGAGGATATATATTGGGAAAAAGGTATATGGATTAATTATGATATTTATCCATGGATTCAAGCTTTTTAA
- a CDS encoding YkvA family protein → MKDNYKTQEKIYDAEVLESSTFDENIIIKILIKAGRTIAKPALEVLEMALDPYTPAQVRVSLMAALAYLIMPFDLFPDFMPLVGFSDDFVALTAVLGIWSKYMTPSIRARAENKLNKLFPFY, encoded by the coding sequence ATGAAAGACAATTACAAAACCCAAGAAAAAATCTATGATGCTGAAGTTTTAGAAAGTTCAACATTTGACGAAAATATCATTATCAAGATTCTTATTAAAGCAGGAAGAACAATTGCCAAGCCTGCCTTAGAAGTTTTGGAGATGGCTTTAGATCCTTATACTCCAGCACAAGTAAGAGTTTCATTAATGGCTGCGCTAGCCTATTTAATTATGCCATTTGATCTTTTCCCTGACTTTATGCCTTTAGTTGGTTTTAGTGATGATTTTGTAGCCCTCACAGCAGTACTCGGTATATGGAGCAAATACATGACTCCTTCAATAAGAGCAAGAGCAGAGAATAAGCTTAATAAGTTATTTCCTTTTTATTGA
- a CDS encoding sigma-70 family RNA polymerase sigma factor, translating into MSSLSDFLGEIGRHQLLTPERELTMGRKVQEMVVLVNRCQEAGGKGPACEYSEAERKKIKIGEKAKNEMITANLRLVVNLAKRYQGKGLELLDLIQEGTLGLTRAVEKYDPSRGHRFSTYAYWWIRQGLNRALSTQSRTIRIPVNINEKLTKLRSAKSKLMQLKGIPPSSDELAKEMKITKEEIDELLSCELRSITVSLQGTVKSKSDPSELVDILPSDQVAPMELAELAERTASAWKLLDKANLTEKERKIVSLRFGLDGSNEWRTLAEVARHMSCSREYCRQVVQRALRKLRKAGIQNGLVDSIS; encoded by the coding sequence GTGAGTTCATTAAGCGATTTTCTTGGTGAAATAGGTCGTCATCAACTTTTAACTCCCGAAAGAGAACTCACAATGGGCAGAAAAGTTCAAGAAATGGTTGTGCTTGTCAATAGATGTCAAGAGGCTGGTGGCAAAGGGCCTGCTTGTGAATATTCCGAAGCTGAAAGAAAAAAAATCAAAATTGGTGAAAAAGCAAAAAACGAGATGATAACAGCCAACCTAAGACTAGTTGTCAACCTTGCTAAAAGATATCAAGGGAAGGGATTAGAATTACTGGACTTAATTCAGGAGGGAACCTTAGGTCTCACAAGAGCCGTAGAAAAATATGATCCTTCTAGAGGACATAGATTTTCTACCTATGCTTATTGGTGGATTAGGCAAGGTCTAAATAGAGCTTTGTCAACTCAAAGTAGAACAATTAGGATCCCTGTTAACATTAATGAAAAACTTACAAAACTAAGATCAGCGAAATCAAAGCTTATGCAACTTAAGGGTATTCCCCCCAGTAGTGATGAGCTAGCTAAAGAAATGAAAATAACCAAAGAGGAAATTGACGAACTCCTTTCTTGTGAATTGAGAAGCATCACTGTTAGTCTCCAAGGTACTGTCAAATCAAAATCAGATCCTTCCGAGTTAGTTGACATCCTTCCGAGTGATCAGGTTGCTCCAATGGAGTTAGCGGAATTAGCCGAAAGGACCGCCTCTGCTTGGAAATTATTAGATAAAGCAAATTTAACTGAAAAAGAAAGAAAAATAGTAAGCCTAAGATTTGGTTTAGACGGCTCAAATGAATGGAGAACTTTAGCTGAAGTTGCAAGACATATGAGTTGTAGCAGGGAATATTGCCGACAAGTTGTTCAACGTGCTTTAAGAAAACTTAGAAAAGCAGGAATACAGAATGGATTAGTTGATAGTATTAGCTAA